From the genome of Ziziphus jujuba cultivar Dongzao chromosome 4, ASM3175591v1:
CCAAAAGcattaaaattgaaatggaaaaaagaaCCTCCAAAATGAGCGGTGTGGAAGCGACAAGCCCGAGGGTGATTAAGAGAGGGGTCGAACTGGGTTTTGCAATTCTTGCAGGTTTTGAGGGTGGTTTTGAAATTGGGATTGGAGGAACATCGAAATGCAGGAAAACTGGATGTGGGTTTTCTTGTTTGGTTTTGAGTTTTACGAAGAGAAAGCGAGCGAGGCAGTAGCAGCGAATGATGAGGAAGTGTTAGAGCCATACCCACATAAAACAATGCTTTTGGCTCTCTGGGTCTCAGAAAATTAAGCATTAAACCGTGCTTTTCTATTTCcctatagaaaaaataaaaaataaaaataaaaaggaaaattatatttaccTCCTTTGTGATTTGCCAATATTATAATTTCCTCCCCCAGTTAAATGAAACTTATGTAAGGGTTTTTCCCCTTGATTCAAACATATTTTAGCATCTtagtttctgattttttttttttttttttggcatatcgATTTTTCAAATTGAACTTCTCATGAAAAATAGTTCTTAAAATgctaaaatataatcaatttaaattattttgcaagtgaaatttaatttaaaaattatttatacaaataaaatttaaaaattaaaatgctaaAAGCTCAAGTTTAAGTATTAAAATGTCAAAACACGttaaattcccaaaaaaaaaaaaaaaagggcaccGATTACCCTACatgatcaaattaaaaataattttcatctccctctttttttttttttttttttttgaaagtaaatGGTTTACTTGACCAACCCATTATAAAATGCCTGATTGTGAAGGTTTTTAAAAAGTAGtataactaattttatttttcaaatattaagattttaattaaaataaagataaagttTGGGTTGTGTATTCAATTAGCTTAAAAACCTTTCAGTTTTGGAAAtggcaaaaataataaataaataaaaagaaaatgaaaaaaaatacaaaattaagtgatttatttggtataatttatattaaaaaactttttgattgtataatttcttttagtagaacttatataaaaaaaaaattttattgaaaaactaaTGGATGTTTAATTACTTGTTTAGATTACTATTCATTTAAtgctctttttaatttttctatattaagttaaaaattaaagtttttttaaaaaatctaaaattaattttttttttcacaaacaaACAATTGTCAACTTAtggttatataaatttttaaataaaaatgtttataacaatcaaataattttttatttttatttttttgttcggTTGCTAAAAAACTAAGAACATGCTAAATTAGCGATACTTTAATTTTAGTAGGTATTTGGATAGGAGGTAAAGGGGGCGagaagggggagagagagagagcgagagagagagagagagatggcgaAATTCTCGTTAGTGGGTGATGAAGAAGATGGGGAAGGACCCAGTGATGCGCGACGCAAGAGACAGAGGACCTCGTTTGCATCTGCATCTGCATCTACCTCTACCTCCAATGGAGTCGGAATCACCTTTGAAGAGAACCAACCACCTCCTCAACCCTTGCCTTTAACTGTTGACCAACACGAACAAGAAGAGGAAGCGGAaagcgaagaagaagaagaagaagaagaacaacaacaactggaagaagaagaaggtgcgTATGGTGAACAAGAGGCAGAAGAACGAGATCCAGAAGAGGAAATTGAAGAGATTGATCAAGTACCCTTTTCCACACTCAGAGTCGTTACGCGAAGCAGATCTTCCTCTAAATCCATTGGATTATCTTCAGCTGCTGACCAGGAAGGCTCCATTTCCGTAAAATTGACCGACCCAGATGTCCTTGATTGCTCTATTTGCTACGAGCCTTTGGCAATTCCTGTCTTCCAGGTTCGTTAACCGCCCccgatttttttgtttttttaatgggtATTTTCTGATTGATTTTCGATTCATTTCGTTGTCCCCATGGGGTTTTGAATTCTGTTCTGTTTTCTGTTTGGAAGCTTTAGATATAAATTTAGAATTGTGAGAATTTGGTATTGTTTAATTCTAGTGCTAAGCTAGGCATActaattgtttgttttagttttgtgTTTGGAAGATGAGCCacaaaacaattatttaaaaaaaaaaaaaaaaaaaggactaaaaattttaataaccaCTGGCCTTCTTCGTACTAATGATAAAAACGAAAGGTTAGTGCAAATTATGCTTCCCAGGTCTGTTGCTAAGTTGATTGTTGGAAGAATGGATAAAGAATCTCCATGTTTATTGAAGAGTATGAATAGATTTCCCTTGTTGTGTGTCTCCTAGGGAAGAGAAGGAAACAAtgttaaaaaggagaaaaatttaaagaaaaagctTTTAAAGAATAGTTCTGAGGATTCATGATGCCAAGGATGTGAATCAGATATCTTGCAGCATCAATTTGATTAACAACTGAAGTGTGGAGTGATTTTTACCCACTTGATTAGGCTTTGCGGTTATTACTGTTTCAAAATTGATTCTAAGATTCTTGAGTCCTTTGATGGTGAATGTTCCTGATTTTCTCTCCATGTTTTAAACTTTTGAATGTAGGATTTCTCGATTGAATAGCAAGTGCAAATTCTGTAGATTGTTATGCTCCTAGACCATTTAGTTGTTTcttgatatttattgaattttctgTGGTTTTATGTTTAAATTACTAGTTTAGATGCATGTGCTTGTTTACTAGCTTCTAAAGCATTATCTTACAAAAATGTCTTCCCTTGAAGTTAAGCTAGCATATAATTAGGTACACAATGAGGGACGGGGAGGAGGGGGAAGTGGAGAGGAGGATTTCTTAGGACAATGTTATCTCTGCATCTAATTGAAGCTTTTGTAGCTATGAGATATTCTTTCCTCAAACTCTTTTGCTGCCTATGGGTGATAGTGAGGCATTTCTAAGAACTAGAAAGCTTGGTTAGATTCCAAAATACCCATTCAGCACGGAAATGGTATCAAAATTACTAAATGGGTAaacttttttcaatttgatgCACTTCTTCATGACTAAGCTCATCAAGGTTTAAGTGTTTCCTGCTATATTCCAGACAGATTGTAGCTCTTCTTGTGGTTTCAGATTGAGCTTgctttcttttattgcagtaaCTAGGTGATAAATAGGTAGTTATggtaagggggaaaaaaaaaaaaaattattttacgaAAAATCCATAGAAAAGTAAGGAGAGTGGATACATTGGAGTTTTTTAGGTGCTTAGCTTTTAAGCTTGATTGTTAAGCTGGAgaatttataatttcaatttttatttcttaacccCCTTATGAAAGCATATCTTATAGAGTTTTGTTGTGAAGCACAGCTGATGTTGGGCATGAGTTATGCTATGGCTGCTCATGGGCTACCTGACAAGTTTGTTGTGTGGCAACCCATGGACCACTGTAGCAGGTTTATGCATGCTGAATATGTACGTACATatgatatatttatgtatatctaCAAATGTAGTCTGATAACTTTCTTTGTTGATGCATGGCTACTTAGTGTGAGAATGGACATGTGGCTTGCTCTTCTTGCTGCGGCAAGATTGAACATAAATGCCCTTCCTGCTCATGGCCTATTGGCTATAATCGTTGCCGAGCTATAGAAAAGGTTTTGGAAGCTGTTAGAATATCATGCTCAAACACAAAATATGGTTGCAAAGAATTAGTGAGGTACAGTGATAAAAAAAGCCATGAGAGTACATGCATACACTCGCCTTGTTCATGCCCCCATCCGGGTTGCAATGTTGTCTCCTCAGCTGGGAACTTATACCAGCACTTTCGCTGTAAACATTTGGATTGTGCTGTACGCTTCCAGTACAACCGCACTTTTAATGTGGCATTAGATGCTAATGAGAGATTTCAGATTCTTCAAGAACAGGATGAGGGTGTCATTTTCTTACTTAACAATAGCTCTGAACTTCTTGGGAATTTATTGACGGTTAGTTGTATATGGAACCGCTCATTCAGTGGGTTCTTCTATGATATTGTTGCAAAAAGCCAGGGAAACTCTCTTCGATTACAATCTTTCACAGAATGTACTAAGAGACGTTCAAATAGCATCCTGGTTACAACAGGGTTCCTTCTTGTACCTCAAAATTTTCGCAATTCTAGCAATGAGCTAAAGTTGGAACTCTGCATATGGAGTAAAGATTCATTTCCTACAAACTTCTAAGGAAGTATCAATGTTCTTTAACTTATCTCAGTAATATCTATGGTTAGAATTATACAGGAATGTggcatcaaatttttattatctattatgTTTATGATTAGAGCATTTATATTTGTAAGTATATCTGTAATGTCTTAATTATGTCAATTTGCCATGCAGACTTACAAGTGTACCTAGCTTAAAGTGTTTTTGATCAATCCATATTTCATGTTCTTAAAAGCTTGAGTAATaagacaattttaaaaattattatttcgtGCTTGGATAATTTCCTCAGTCGCACATATATAGTTTTCAATCCccaatttattatattcatgATCATGAACCAGGTCAATCATAAGTACATATGCCATAGAGCACAATACTCAAAtataaacaaaactaaaatttacCATCTAGTACTTAAAAAACATCTTTCCCCCCACTATGTTTTTGGtcttttacaatattttaaatttacgaCCTTTTTATATGTAGATGTGAGAGATTTACCAATTAAATTAATCTCACGTGAACACcatctaattttataattaagtcgataaatatatatatatatatatatatgtaccttGTACCACATATTAAGAACTTGATCTCCTTTTAAAAAGAAGAACATTAATAATTCCTCATGCAGCCACTGTAACAACCATCCATATGGTCCTTCACTTGTTCCAGATCTGTTGGAATGAAAATCCGTCGCCATTCAATCAAACagttttatgaaatattaattatattgatttgaAATAAAGATAAATGCATTTACATCAATTTTCCATGTTCTCCCGAGgtctttcaccaaaaaaattatatttatatatatatatatatatatatatatataagtatatattgatatataattgGTTTCTTTATAGATGcatctaataatattataaatatgtacaaggaaataaataaaaagaataatgttTGAGTTTTGTACcatattcaaattttatgcTTATGAAGTGCTTTGTACAACCAAAAGTGCATTCGtaaattgaagttggataagCTTCTTCACACTTTTTACACGCCTGAGAaagcaattttttaaaacttgagGTCCATGTTGTGCTTCTTCTAGACCGCACTTTTCAACCACCCTTCCCATACTCAAATAAAAGTCTCTGTATTCAAGAAATTTGGGAAGCTTGAAATTATGATCCaatgaattatatttttgagaaagaagaagatCTTGATTTGGAAGGGAAAGGAGAAAGGGAAGATTGCTTGCTTTGATTTCAATTGGAAGAAGCGGAATTGTAATTAAGTTCCATTATCATCATCACTATGTTTACATTTACactaatattattgttttccaTATTGGAAATTTGTGAAACTGAATATAAACTTTAaagagtaatatatatatatatatatattaaacatttaAGTTTAGATACATGGAGgtgttccatatatatatatatatatatatacacacacatatcaCAAATACACTCTATGGAGAGTTTGTGACTTTTTGTTGTAACATCAACATAATGGTTTTggagtaaaatttatttattcatgaaatTTGTACCCGTTTATTTAGTGTCACATGATTTACTAAGTGTTATTAATTAGTAGCAGACTTATCTAAGTTTCATGGAGCTTTGGAATTTGTCTGACATTTCGCATGGTAGATCATATTGTAGTATAAACTTGCGgaataaacaattaataaacaatgaaatattaaaattgcacCTTATAATGTATAAGAAGTTTTAATAGAGTAGACAAGTTCTTATTGAAAACAGACCACACATACATATTAAGTTACAGAAACATTACCCTATCTGCCGTAAACCCAAAGCAGAGGGCCAAACCTTATTGAAAATGCATATATAAGTTTCAGCAAATTAAATGGCATTGCCgaaacttatttttattttaaattgagagaCAACCTAAGCCCCAAACCAAGCTAGCAGtggcttattattatttttttattattcatacgACCAAGACGACCTAGAAGAAGTACGTAGTTCAAATGATCAAGGGCAATGatagattatatataatcaTCTTCTTCAGCTATATCAAGGTCCTTGAGCACCCACTTTCCATCATCCATTTGAACCATAGATTTGTTTTCCTTGACCCACCAATTAGCAACAACattattttcatcttttaattCATCTGTCGCTGTGTTCACCCATGCAATGTCCCTATCAACTACCAACACATTTTTTCCATCAACTACCTTTGGTCCTGCAACTCCATGCAAATAGATCTCCAACTCATGATGGGCCCTTAAATTTAAGAAACTGTTTTTCAAGAATGGCGATGTGGTAGTGTCGATGATCAACTCTTTTCCAACATGGACGTAAGGGGGCGGAGGAAGATCAGAGACAATGTCCTTTGTATTTCTAACTCTCAAGACGTGAAGGTTTTCGAGCTGGGAGAAAACCTTGGCGAAACCTTCGTCTCCCAAACGAGGACATGCTAGCACAATTGCTGTGACTGGATAGACCTTGTGTGCTGTGGTACTGGTGGGGTACTTGTTGAATCCATTGAACACAATATCAGTTGCAGTCAAAACTGCAAATGCGGCACCCATGCTGTGACCTGTCACGGTAATGCTGATATCTTCCTCCTTATTATAGTATTGCTTTATCAACTCGCCAATTGCCTCTTGAACcttgattaatttataaattcagAATATGCAAACCATTTCGTAATAAATGTGtggtatataaataaataaataaataagacttAAGATCTTGCTAGACATATGTATGTTCATTAAACTTTTATGATACCATTTgatgtaatatattatttcattattttttattttttattttttattttttgtctgcTGTAAAAAATGAGATGTCGTGGTAACATCATGGATTTTAGgccaaatataattattatttcatcGGTTGATAATTTAGTAGATAGACAAGTGACTTTGATATTGATATgaataaataacataatatcACACCATTAATAAGTGTAATATTATCGAAAAGTCAAATAGaactagattatatatatatatatatatatatattatgtaagtgacaaaagttatatatatatatatatatataatcgttTTCAgagaaaataattgtttataaTCTCGGATAaaagaatatatgtatatatatatatatatgcatatatacctGGTCTCGAGAACTAGTTGAATTGTAGGTAGATCGAGATTCAGCTGTGGTATAATATGAATACCAACCATGGTGAATCTTAGCATTATTATCTGATCCAAATATATTTGGAGCTGACACTAAATCGATTTGTTTATCAATGGCCCGTTCTGCAAGTCGATAGGTTCCCCTCCACGAAATCAAAATATCCCTCCTTCCTAAAATCTCGCTTCCTTGATCAGTAGAAACCGCAACAAAACCGATATAGTTTGAATTCCCTGCAATTCCCATTGGGGTGTTCTCGGTTATCCCGGATGTTGATGCATAGTTGTATTTCTTAACAGTGTATTTGAATGGATTTCCTTGCTCCAAACCAACCTTGGAGAACAAAGTTGCCTTTGGATAGCGAGGTAGTCCAACATTCTTGGATGTCACCTCTCCAATGAAGCCGGCCCCTGCAGCTTCAGCTCTATCACCGTAATGAATGATGTATCGTCGAAGATCGTAGTCGAGAGGGTCTAAGGGACCCTCCCAGTCGTTCTCACCACTTAGAGCCCTCCATTTACCTGCTATGCTCTCCATTATATTAACTCTTTTCTCACtgaattcaataatatatatattttttttgactcTCAAGTACTTTTTTGCCTTGTTCCCTTTCATTCTTTGGCTCTCCTGTTTATAGGCAAGAGATcgattccattttcttttggttagttaattgattaattgtttAATCATGGTCAAGAAACTTTGACACATCTTCCTATCTCAGTATTATCCCTTTTGCTACGTACATAcattatttacaaattaattactaCAACGTGTTTTTATATTTACACGTTTATTCACCATGCAATACCTCCCACGATCccatgtggaaaaaaaaaattatttgctgagAGGGAACTAAAGTTATAAAAACTTGCAGTACCAACCAGGCCCAGCAGGAATTACTTGTTTTTCAAGACCTCTCTATAatgttctatttatttatacgGTCTAATTGTCAACTCATATTATACTAGATCTAGTCGCGTTAAATAAGGAAGCTTTAGCATTTATAGGATGTTGATTGTATTTAAAGTTTATCATTTATACAATTAAGATGGATCAATTGTGTtgacaacaaagaaaaaagtgtACCAAAAGGTTAACAACGAAAATGAAATAATGTTCTGCAATGGCTTTGCTTTATGAATAATATGATATTTCTACAATTCTACTTGGAATTTTGCTATTTGTGTGATGAGCACAAGTAGAACTCACACTCAAATGATAAATGGGATGCATTTAATCATTATttagtattttatattaaaaatttaatatgaaaacgtgaacattttaaattgtcatataatatataagttttattgATGTTCTCTTACCAATAAATAGTTGGAGGATAGGATCTTACCGGTcatctttgttattattatcatcattttaaagcatcttacttttttattattattattttaaagcatATATCACTGCAACAAAACTTAGATTTAACAATATGGAATAACAACATTCAATATTGTTTGTTGTTTGATAACAATTTAAGACAATAGCTCTTGTAAGCTTGCTGTTAAAAGCTTTTAACCGTATTAATAACATGTTAAACGTTATTTTTGTTGtagtacatatataattattttatatatatatatatatatatatacataattggtACTTTTTAAATGAGATAATAGTCTATCATTAGTTGATAGAAATGGAGATACAAAAATAAGATAGAAAACTTGGATCACATTAAGCATCCAccctaatttaaaaaaaaaaaaaaacaaaaaaaaaaaagaagaaaacataaTAGAACACGTTATAGTCAAgctccaaaagaataacatatataaatatatacaaccaGGCGCGGAGCCAAGATATTAATGGTGGGGAccaatagtaaaaaaataaataaataaataaaaattttgctaaTTGAATACTGAAATCAATACTATAATAAAACGAAcaaataaaactattaaaacTAAGTTACATAATTTCCTAGAGTATTTTGAATTGCTCATTGTAGATTATACAGAGTGTCAATATGGCGAATATAGTTTATCTAAATTAGGCTAAAAGATTATAAAATTACaagctaattaaaataatattttataattaagaaattaattaggaTTATACCTACaaggaaatataataataacctaataaaataaatactgataattttaaaagtttcaaaatagcaaaaaatggggaccaaaaagagaaataaatcttattttagaGTGGCCacataatataaaatcaaaaaaaaaattgtcttttctatgattaataaacaattactttatataaataataataataataataatacctaaTAATGTTCTTGATTGTTGTTTATGAatcatcttttttgtttttggaaaatcaGGAAACTTCAATATGTGGCCGCCAGGTTGGCAAAATCTGTCTTCTGAAAAAATTTCATGCaattatgtaacaccccataccaaaaaatatacatgattaaacaagtttgatcaaattgactaagtttgatcaagtttgaccaagtgaacaatatatgtgTTCAAGTTGAccttttcaatagccaatatttttggtttgactaagatatcattgtgtagatctcgttgatacgagttcatcgACTGGCTGCACGCCAAATTTTgagttacagataaaaagttatggttctgagaagttttaagcataagttttaaatcagtgtccaagccagtccccaGTCTTTGTCTGTTGgtgacccaaggctttatataagtcTAGGTAAGCGtgtcaaacaggaaacaaagcccaaaatacccatttcttccccaaaacctGAAAAATTCTCTCCTCAAACCCGTGGGTCCGAACTGGGTCGTTTCGACCCATTTACTATCGAACCGGGTCACCGCCGTTTGCCCATTTCTGGCCAAGCACCACTTACATGCACTGGCCAACTAGAAAGATCACATGAAGGTGAGCTCAgctgtgaaatttcacggcaagaaGTGGCCGGACGCGCTCAGATAGGGCCGGCGAAGTCCGCGGCGGCCGGTGAGGTGGGTTGccggattttctcattttttggccatttcaaGCCAACCCATATACCTTTTCCACAAGTTTTGACCCCTTTGAGCTTATTTccgtggttattttgtccagattcctcaccgtttgaaagatccgacaacAGGAAGTTCGGCCGATGCTTCAACAGTATTTTTCGGCCACcagaggaaactttggaccaaggtgagtatactgatgagttccttatctcttgggcttttcgTCAATATAAAgtgtgtgaattttggagg
Proteins encoded in this window:
- the LOC107416266 gene encoding E3 ubiquitin-protein ligase SINA-like 10 isoform X3; this translates as MAKFSLVGDEEDGEGPSDARRKRQRTSFASASASTSTSNGVGITFEENQPPPQPLPLTVDQHEQEEEAESEEEEEEEEQQQLEEEEGAYGEQEAEERDPEEEIEEIDQVPFSTLRVVTRSRSSSKSIGLSSAADQEGSISVKLTDPDVLDCSICYEPLAIPVFQLMLGMSYAMAAHGLPDKFVVWQPMDHCSSVRMDMWLALLAAARLNINALPAHGLLAIIVAEL
- the LOC107416266 gene encoding E3 ubiquitin-protein ligase SINA-like 10 isoform X2; its protein translation is MAKFSLVGDEEDGEGPSDARRKRQRTSFASASASTSTSNGVGITFEENQPPPQPLPLTVDQHEQEEEAESEEEEEEEEQQQLEEEEGAYGEQEAEERDPEEEIEEIDQVPFSTLRVVTRSRSSSKSIGLSSAADQEGSISVKLTDPDVLDCSICYEPLAIPVFQCENGHVACSSCCGKIEHKCPSCSWPIGYNRCRAIEKVLEAVRISCSNTKYGCKELVRYSDKKSHESTCIHSPCSCPHPGCNVVSSAGNLYQHFRCKHLDCAVRFQYNRTFNVALDANERFQILQEQDEGVIFLLNNSSELLGNLLTVSCIWNRSFSGFFYDIVAKSQGNSLRLQSFTECTKRRSNSILVTTGFLLVPQNFRNSSNELKLELCIWSKDSFPTNF
- the LOC107416151 gene encoding phospholipase A1-IIgamma, whose amino-acid sequence is MESIAGKWRALSGENDWEGPLDPLDYDLRRYIIHYGDRAEAAGAGFIGEVTSKNVGLPRYPKATLFSKVGLEQGNPFKYTVKKYNYASTSGITENTPMGIAGNSNYIGFVAVSTDQGSEILGRRDILISWRGTYRLAERAIDKQIDLVSAPNIFGSDNNAKIHHGWYSYYTTAESRSTYNSTSSRDQVQEAIGELIKQYYNKEEDISITVTGHSMGAAFAVLTATDIVFNGFNKYPTSTTAHKVYPVTAIVLACPRLGDEGFAKVFSQLENLHVLRVRNTKDIVSDLPPPPYVHVGKELIIDTTTSPFLKNSFLNLRAHHELEIYLHGVAGPKVVDGKNVLVVDRDIAWVNTATDELKDENNVVANWWVKENKSMVQMDDGKWVLKDLDIAEEDDYI
- the LOC107416162 gene encoding uncharacterized protein LOC107416162, coding for MLNFLRPREPKALFYVGMALTLPHHSLLLPRSLSLRKTQNQTRKPTSSFPAFRCSSNPNFKTTLKTCKNCKTQFDPSLNHPRACRFHTAHFGGETKRKFESVYTGGTMDSPDSGQVFQYWHCCGSEDPFDPGCTAAPHSSYDD
- the LOC107416266 gene encoding E3 ubiquitin-protein ligase SINA-like 10 isoform X1, translated to MAKFSLVGDEEDGEGPSDARRKRQRTSFASASASTSTSNGVGITFEENQPPPQPLPLTVDQHEQEEEAESEEEEEEEEQQQLEEEEGAYGEQEAEERDPEEEIEEIDQVPFSTLRVVTRSRSSSKSIGLSSAADQEGSISVKLTDPDVLDCSICYEPLAIPVFQLMLGMSYAMAAHGLPDKFVVWQPMDHCSRFMHAEYCENGHVACSSCCGKIEHKCPSCSWPIGYNRCRAIEKVLEAVRISCSNTKYGCKELVRYSDKKSHESTCIHSPCSCPHPGCNVVSSAGNLYQHFRCKHLDCAVRFQYNRTFNVALDANERFQILQEQDEGVIFLLNNSSELLGNLLTVSCIWNRSFSGFFYDIVAKSQGNSLRLQSFTECTKRRSNSILVTTGFLLVPQNFRNSSNELKLELCIWSKDSFPTNF